Proteins encoded together in one Candidatus Paceibacterota bacterium window:
- a CDS encoding metalloregulator ArsR/SmtB family transcription factor codes for MINNNHLEKRIFELHAMVCKTLSHSKRLEIIDLLRDEKEINVSEIALKLGITKANVSQHLSLMRQQNIVKTRRDGVVILYSLANPKILVAYDALRKALKEQLEANGKLLEKF; via the coding sequence ATGATTAATAATAATCATTTGGAAAAAAGAATTTTTGAACTTCATGCCATGGTGTGTAAAACACTGTCTCATTCCAAAAGGCTGGAGATTATTGATTTACTCCGCGATGAAAAAGAAATAAATGTTTCTGAAATAGCCCTGAAGCTTGGTATCACCAAGGCCAATGTTTCACAGCACTTGAGTTTGATGCGTCAGCAAAACATTGTAAAAACTCGGCGGGATGGTGTTGTAATTCTGTATTCTCTCGCCAATCCTAAAATTCTTGTTGCATATGACGCTTTGAGAAAAGCACTTAAAGAGCAACTGGAAGCCAATGGTAAGTTATTGGAAAAATTTTAA
- a CDS encoding DUF302 domain-containing protein, which yields MEFDYSVITVKTFSGAVQSVQDEIAKAGMRVLYVHDLQKTLGEKAFQREPFKIIELCNAKYAHEFLNVDIKIGLCLPCKINVYIKDGQTFISGMRPIVLSQFFPEADLGEKPKEIDQIIQNIINNAK from the coding sequence ATGGAATTTGACTACTCCGTAATTACAGTGAAAACATTCAGTGGGGCGGTTCAAAGCGTACAAGATGAAATTGCCAAGGCCGGCATGCGGGTTCTGTATGTTCACGACTTGCAAAAAACTTTAGGAGAGAAGGCTTTCCAGAGAGAGCCGTTTAAGATAATCGAATTATGTAATGCTAAATACGCTCATGAGTTTTTGAATGTAGACATTAAAATCGGGCTTTGCTTGCCTTGTAAAATTAATGTTTATATCAAAGACGGGCAAACGTTCATTTCCGGGATGCGTCCAATTGTTCTGTCTCAGTTTTTTCCAGAAGCAGATCTGGGCGAAAAACCGAAAGAAATCGATCAGATTATTCAAAATATTATCAATAACGCGAAATAA
- a CDS encoding class I SAM-dependent methyltransferase encodes MQAKKQHWEKIYLEKDTALEVSWYQDIPKTSIDLILSTGADHNANIIDIGGGDSKLVDKLLELGFKNLSVLDISARALQKAKTRLGEKAKSVNWIETDVLEFDTETHFDVWHDRAAFHFLTKKEDIASYVEIAGKFIKPGGHLIVSTFSMSGPKKCSGLDITQYSEDSIKKTFQEDFSHAKSFEEAHITPFNTEQNFLFNLFKRK; translated from the coding sequence ATGCAAGCCAAAAAACAACATTGGGAAAAAATATACCTAGAGAAAGATACGGCACTCGAAGTGAGTTGGTATCAAGATATCCCAAAAACTTCGATTGATCTTATTTTATCAACCGGAGCGGATCACAATGCCAATATCATTGATATTGGAGGAGGGGATTCCAAGCTTGTCGATAAACTTTTGGAACTTGGCTTTAAAAATTTATCTGTATTGGATATTTCTGCCAGAGCCCTGCAAAAAGCAAAAACAAGACTTGGAGAAAAGGCAAAATCAGTTAATTGGATCGAAACTGATGTTCTTGAATTTGATACGGAAACGCATTTTGATGTTTGGCACGATAGAGCCGCATTTCATTTTTTAACCAAAAAGGAAGACATTGCCAGTTATGTTGAAATTGCCGGCAAGTTTATAAAACCAGGCGGCCACCTCATCGTATCGACTTTTTCCATGAGCGGACCAAAAAAATGCAGCGGACTTGATATTACACAATACTCCGAGGATTCGATCAAAAAGACCTTCCAGGAAGATTTCAGCCATGCTAAGAGTTTCGAGGAAGCGCATATTACGCCATTCAATACTGAGCAGAATTTTTTATTTAATCTATTTAAAAGAAAATAA